The Cyprinus carpio isolate SPL01 chromosome A5, ASM1834038v1, whole genome shotgun sequence genome has a segment encoding these proteins:
- the LOC109082985 gene encoding forkhead box protein N4 isoform X2, whose product MTVAGGAGSVIHLQSEMQHSPLAISSMPQFSPGFSCAASVYQTAPQQVLTFTQANQQCSPSGHYGNYNSQSLFPQHRITAHNQDLQPKTFPKPIYSYSCLIAMALKNSKTGSLPVSEIYSFMKEHFPYFKTAPDGWKNSVRHNLSLNKCFEKVENKMSGSSRKGCLWALNPAKIDKMEEEMQKWKRKDLPAIRRSMANPDELDKLITDRPESCRQKSIDTGMTRLPSCPPGPTLSIPAQMQPQPVVTLSLQCLPMHQHFQLQLQNQSRLAPASPAPAQTPPLHTVPDLTNSSLPQHPAKQHSDFYTVHTDVNSEVDALDPSIMDFAWQGNLWEEMKDDSFNLEALGTLSNSPLRLSDCDLDTGNVTPVSNAGGLPYPDLQVTGLYSSYSAVDALSNQYMNTQGGTKPIVLL is encoded by the exons ATGACGGTCGCAGGAGGAGCAGGATCTGTGATTCATCTACAGAGTGAAATGCAGCACAGCCCTCTGGCCATCAGTAGC ATGCCTCAGTTTTCCCCTGGGTTTTCATGTGCCGCATCAGTGTACCAGACCGCCCCACAGCAAGTGCTCACTTTCACTCAGGCAAACCAACAG TGTTCTCCCAGTGGACATTATGGCAACTACAACAGCCAGAGTCTGTTTCCTCAACACCGTATTACTGCTCATAACCAGGACTTGCAGCCCAAGACTTTCCCTAAACCCATCTACTCCTACAG CTGTCTGATTGCCATGGCTTTGAAGAACAGCAAAACAGGCAGCCTTCCTGTTAGTGAGATCTACAGCTTTATGAAAGAGCACTTCCCTTATTTCAAG ACAGCACCTGATGGATGGAAGAATTCTGTACGCCACAACCTGTCCTTGAACAAGTGCTTTGAGAAGGTGGAGAACAAGATGAGTGGTTCCTCCAGAAAGGGCTGTCTTTGGGCACTCAATCCTGCAAAGATTGACAAAATGGAGGAAGAGATGCAAAAATGGAAACGCAAAGATCTCCCTGCCATCCGTCGAAGCATGGCTAATCCAG ATGAATTAGACAAACTCATTACAGACAGACCAGAGAGCTGCAGACAAAAGTCTATTGATACTGGCATGACACGCTTGCCCAGCTGTCCACCAGGACCGACTCTCTCAATACCGGCTCAGATGCAGCCCCAACCAGTGGTCACTCTTTCCCTACAGTGCCTCCCTATGCATCAGCACTTTCAACTGCAGCTCCAGAATCAGTCTCGCTTGGCTCCAGCCTCCCCTGCTCCCGCTCAGACACCCCCTCTCCACACTGTCCCTGACCTGACAAACAGCTCCCTCCCTCAGCATCCTGCCAAGCAGCACAGCGACTTCTACACAGTTCACACTGACGTGAATTCAGAGGTGGACGCACTGGACCCAAGTATTATGGACTTCGCCTGGCAAG GAAATCTGTGGGAGGAGATGAAGGATGACAGCTTTAACCTGGAAGCATTGGGTACACTCAGTAACTCCCCACTTCGACTGTCTGACTGTGACCTGGATACTGGCAATGTCACGCCTGTGTCCAATGCAGGAGGACTGCCTTACCCAGACCTGCAGGTGACAGGCCTCTACTCTTCATACTCGGCTGTGGATGCCCTTTCTAACCAGTACATGAACACACAAGGAGGAACAAAGCCTATCGTTTTGCTTTAA
- the LOC109082985 gene encoding forkhead box protein N4 isoform X1, with protein MIESGITTRMSGIHENPVQSHHISAQDYRLLTTDPSQLKDELPGDLQSLSWLTSVDVPRLQQIRSGRPDFTSSAQNSLLERQTVQLNSMTVAGGAGSVIHLQSEMQHSPLAISSMPQFSPGFSCAASVYQTAPQQVLTFTQANQQCSPSGHYGNYNSQSLFPQHRITAHNQDLQPKTFPKPIYSYSCLIAMALKNSKTGSLPVSEIYSFMKEHFPYFKTAPDGWKNSVRHNLSLNKCFEKVENKMSGSSRKGCLWALNPAKIDKMEEEMQKWKRKDLPAIRRSMANPDELDKLITDRPESCRQKSIDTGMTRLPSCPPGPTLSIPAQMQPQPVVTLSLQCLPMHQHFQLQLQNQSRLAPASPAPAQTPPLHTVPDLTNSSLPQHPAKQHSDFYTVHTDVNSEVDALDPSIMDFAWQGNLWEEMKDDSFNLEALGTLSNSPLRLSDCDLDTGNVTPVSNAGGLPYPDLQVTGLYSSYSAVDALSNQYMNTQGGTKPIVLL; from the exons ATGATTGAAAGTGGAATTACAACCAGGATGTCAGGAATTCATGAAAACCCTGTACAAAGTCACCACATCTCCGCACAAGACTACAG ACTCCTGACTACTGACCCTTCACAGCTAAAGGATGAGCTGCCTGGTGATCTTCAGTCCCTGTCCTGGCTTACCTCAGTGGATGTTCCCCGACTGCAGCAGATAAGATCTGGACGGCCTGATTTCACCAGTTCTGCCCAGAACAGCCTGCTGGAGCGGCAGACAG tTCAGCTGAATAGCATGACGGTCGCAGGAGGAGCAGGATCTGTGATTCATCTACAGAGTGAAATGCAGCACAGCCCTCTGGCCATCAGTAGC ATGCCTCAGTTTTCCCCTGGGTTTTCATGTGCCGCATCAGTGTACCAGACCGCCCCACAGCAAGTGCTCACTTTCACTCAGGCAAACCAACAG TGTTCTCCCAGTGGACATTATGGCAACTACAACAGCCAGAGTCTGTTTCCTCAACACCGTATTACTGCTCATAACCAGGACTTGCAGCCCAAGACTTTCCCTAAACCCATCTACTCCTACAG CTGTCTGATTGCCATGGCTTTGAAGAACAGCAAAACAGGCAGCCTTCCTGTTAGTGAGATCTACAGCTTTATGAAAGAGCACTTCCCTTATTTCAAG ACAGCACCTGATGGATGGAAGAATTCTGTACGCCACAACCTGTCCTTGAACAAGTGCTTTGAGAAGGTGGAGAACAAGATGAGTGGTTCCTCCAGAAAGGGCTGTCTTTGGGCACTCAATCCTGCAAAGATTGACAAAATGGAGGAAGAGATGCAAAAATGGAAACGCAAAGATCTCCCTGCCATCCGTCGAAGCATGGCTAATCCAG ATGAATTAGACAAACTCATTACAGACAGACCAGAGAGCTGCAGACAAAAGTCTATTGATACTGGCATGACACGCTTGCCCAGCTGTCCACCAGGACCGACTCTCTCAATACCGGCTCAGATGCAGCCCCAACCAGTGGTCACTCTTTCCCTACAGTGCCTCCCTATGCATCAGCACTTTCAACTGCAGCTCCAGAATCAGTCTCGCTTGGCTCCAGCCTCCCCTGCTCCCGCTCAGACACCCCCTCTCCACACTGTCCCTGACCTGACAAACAGCTCCCTCCCTCAGCATCCTGCCAAGCAGCACAGCGACTTCTACACAGTTCACACTGACGTGAATTCAGAGGTGGACGCACTGGACCCAAGTATTATGGACTTCGCCTGGCAAG GAAATCTGTGGGAGGAGATGAAGGATGACAGCTTTAACCTGGAAGCATTGGGTACACTCAGTAACTCCCCACTTCGACTGTCTGACTGTGACCTGGATACTGGCAATGTCACGCCTGTGTCCAATGCAGGAGGACTGCCTTACCCAGACCTGCAGGTGACAGGCCTCTACTCTTCATACTCGGCTGTGGATGCCCTTTCTAACCAGTACATGAACACACAAGGAGGAACAAAGCCTATCGTTTTGCTTTAA